A single Drechmeria coniospora strain ARSEF 6962 chromosome 03, whole genome shotgun sequence DNA region contains:
- a CDS encoding putative acetolactate synthase protein, protein MLRNRPTRKAIRALGQARAWTTPPTAALAQSKLPATQRTKATDSTSAAPQTRPVPSPAFNLEPESRRHVQPLVNQSKPEMDESFIGKTGGEIFHEMMRRHGVKHIFGYPGGAILPVFDAIYNSEHFDFILPRHEQGAGHMAQGYARASGKPGVVLVTSGPGATNLITPMQDALSDGTPIVVFTGQVVTSAIGLDAFQECDTVGISRSACKWNCMVTSIAELPRRINEAFDIATSGRPGPVLIDLPKDITAGILRKAIPTQTCLPSYPSIASQAAKRLQEKQLNTTLGRAAELIKVAKQPIIYAGQGIIQSEGGTELLRELADKCSIPVTTTLQGLGAFDERDEKSLHMLGMHGMAYANMSMQEADLIIALGARFDDRVVLNTSKFAPNAKAAAAEKRGGIIHFDILPKNINKVVQATEAIEGDVATNLKMLMPMLTPTSMEQRSEWFNKISEWKAKWPLSNYERADSPGGNGLIKPQSLIEELSDLTSKLDKKTIISTGVGQHQMWVAQHYSWREPRSFVTSGGLGTMGFGLPSAIGVAVARPDALVIDIDGDASFNMTLTELSTAAQFNIGVKVIILNNEEQGMVTQWQNLFYEDRYAHTHQRNPDFVKLADAMGVQARKVSKPEDVRASLEWLINTNGPALLEVITDKKVPVLPMVPAGAGLHEFLVYDREKDKARRHLMRKRTSGLHGS, encoded by the exons ATGCTCCGAAATCGCCCTACGAGAAAGGCTATCCGCGCCCTTGGGCAGGCGAGGGcctggacgacgccgcccaCAGCCGCTCTTGCGCAGTCAAAGCTGCCGGCGACGCAAAGAACAAAGGCCACTGATAGCACTTCTGCCGCGCC TCAGACTCGCCCGGTGCCCAGCCCCGCCTTCAACTTGGAACCCGAATCTCGTCGTCATGTTCAGCCTCTTGTCAACCAATCGAAACCCGAGATGGATGAGTC GTTCATCGGAAagaccggcggcgagatcTTTCATGAGATGATGCGCAGACACGGTGTGAAGCATATTT TCGGCTACCCCGGAGGCGCCATCCTTCCCGTCTTTGATGCCATCTACAACTCGGAACACTTCGATTTTATCTTGCCTCGACACGAACAAGGCGCCGGCCACATGGCACAAG GGTACGCACGTGCCTCCGGGAAACCTGGCGTGGTACTCGTTACGTCGGGTCCAGGAGCGACCAATCTCATCACGCCCATGCAAGATGCTCTCTCAGATGGCACTCCCATAGTCGTCTTTACCGGACAGGTCGTAACAAGTGCCATCGGACTGGACGCGTTTCAAGAGTGCGATACTGTGGGCATTAGCCGGAGTGCGTGCAAGTGGAATTGCATGGTTACAAGCATTGCTGAGCTCCCGCGTCGAATTAACGAGGCTTTCGACATTGCTACCAGTGGTCGTCCCGGCCCTGTTCTCATTGACCTTCCTAAGGACATTACAGCCGGCATTCTTCGAAAGGCTATACCAACACAAACTTGCCTACCCTCTTACCCAAGCATCGCCTCTCAAGCTGCCAAACGACTACAAGAGAAGCAGCTTAATACCACCCTTGGTCGTGCTGCTGAGCTTATCAAAGTAGCTAAGCAGCCTATCATTTATGCTGGTCAAGGCATCATCCAGTCTGAGGGTGGAACTGAGCTTCTTCGCGAGCTAGCTGATAAGTGTTCTATTCCTGTTACAACAACCCTCCAGGGCCTTGGTGCATTTGATGAGCGCGACGAAAAGTCATTACACATGTTGGGTatgcatggcatggcataTGCCAATATGTCTATGCAGGAGGCCGACCTTATTATTGCTCTTGGTGCTCGCTTTGATGACCGTGTTGTCCTGAATACCTCAAAATTTGCTCCTAATGCCAAAGCTGCAGCAGCTGAGAAGCGAGGTGGCATCATTCATTTTGATATATTGCCGAAGAATATTAACAAGGTCGTTCAAGCAACTGAGGCTATTGAGGGCGATGTTGCCACTAACCTCAAGATGCTTATGCCCATGCTCACACCTACAAGCATGGAGCAACGAAGCGAATGGTTCAACAAGATATCCGAATGGAAGGCCAAGTGGCCTCTTTCCAACTATGAGCGCGCCGACTCTCCTGGAGGCAACGGTCTCATTAAACCCCAGTCCCTAATTGAGGAGCTGAGCGATCTCACCTCTAAACTTGACAAGAAAACAATCATCTCGACTGGAGTGGGCCAGCAT CAAATGTGGGTAGCACAGCACTACTCGTGGAGAGAGCCTCGATCGTTTGTTACGAGCGGCGGACTAG GCACGATGGGCTTTGGGCTGCCAAGTGCGATTGGAGTTGCAGTAGCGAGACCAGACGCCCTCGTGATCGATATTGACGGCGATGCATCATTTAACATGACCCTAACAGAGCTCTCCACCGCTGCTCAATTTAACATTGGCGTCAAGGTTATTATTCTGAATAACGAGGAGCAAGGCATGGTTACCCAATGGCAGAACCTGTTCTATGAGGACCGCTATGCACACACCCACCAGCGGAATCCGGACTTTGTCAAGTTGGCCGACGCAATGGGTGTGCAGGCGAGGAAGGTCTCCAAGCCAGAGGACGTTCGGGCTAGCCTCGAGTGGCTCATCAACACAAACGGTCCAGCTCTTCTCGAGGTTATTACCGATAAGAAGGTGCCTGTCCTGCCCATGGTACCAGCAGGTGCTGGCCTACACGAGTTCTTGGTTTATGATAGAG AAAAGGACAAGGCCCGGCGACACCTTATGCGCAAGCGAACCAGCGGTCTTCACGGTTCTTAG